The Quercus lobata isolate SW786 chromosome 4, ValleyOak3.0 Primary Assembly, whole genome shotgun sequence genome segment GTTAGGTGATGAAATGAACCTAGGAGCACAACAATGAACAAAATGCAACATAATATagcaaaaagtaaataaataaatttgatacaTATGGTCCTACATGTATGGTTAATTGGTTATCTATAATGATTTATTTACAATAATATGCAAATTGCATTTCACATTATCTattcaaaatgtttttatttcttattttaataagtGGAACTCACAAAATTTTGAGAGTTTTGCACATTATTTCTAAGTTATTATATGATcataatttttatcttattcCTTTTGGAAATTATATACAGATTGTTGTAACTTCCAAATTGATATACTTTTTTTTCCACTACTCACAAACCAATTAGATTCAAAcacacgaaaaaaaaaaaaaaaaaaaaaaaagtgcatgcaattattcttttcactttttctcactaaaactaaaaaaaaaaagtacacaaaaccctaaaactgaactgaaaaggctttgggttgagcttgatagtggaactaaataaataagagatgggctggattaattatacagatttattatagggtgatagtagaagtaaataaataagtagtaggctggatttattatagggtgatagtggaagtaaataaataagtagtgggctggatttatagggctgaaaattgtaaaaaccattttaaaattgtaagacaaattatattttaaaaaaaaaagaaaaaaaagaatgacgtggCAGCTGATGTGACGCAACGTGAGAGCAGCAACATTAAACGCtacacttcagcttttagtaatatatagatttggtacaactaaaaataatgtGTGGAGGTTGGAGGAGTTTGATTCACATCTTGCTTGTGGTAATTCCCAGCCAAATGAGGCCAGGAACAAACTTGGACAACAAGCTCCATTCCTTGCTGGCTTAAATTGTTAGATATTTTGCTTCCACCTCCGTTCTATTCCTTTAGTGTTAGTGAGGATGACAATGCTCGTGAACTCTAGCTGTGTACTTTTATGACTGCACTTTGTATGGCTATCTGCTTGGCTATAAATATGGACTGGGGTTTAGTTGTGTCACAAGCTTCCAATGGCTTCAAAGGCATTCCACTTCTTGCTTGTACTCCGTTTGTGTCTAACTCCATCTGCCTTGATATGGAGTTGCCAGGGCTGCATAGATATGTGTTGGTGGGCCTATTTGGTCCTTTAATTGgattttccctttgttttgtaacttttgttACATATGCTGTTTGGTAcccgcatatatatatatatatatataactaattagCAACTATTATCATGGAGTAGTAGTCTATGGTTTTATGTATCTAAATAAgttaaatatataaagtttactTAAAGGGATATGTAAAGAttcacattttatatatataaaggtttTTAAACGTTATATGTAAGGTTTCCCATTAGTAGATGAAATCCAAGACCCTAACGGCCTAACCACTTACAAACTCTCTTTCTCCGCCTCCAAAATTAGATGAAACTTGAAAGGCAAGACACTAACTTACGTAGAAGCTCTCCTCCTCTGTACAAGTTTCCCTTCATACTACACACTCTTCAACTTTTTTGCAAACAACAATTTGCATTCCGGATTTTGTGATCCCATTTGACCAAACCGACATTCCTACTCATTTTTAAGTCTTAATTCAACCATTCTGTGTAAATTAATGGAGATGTATAGTTAAAGAAGATATACAATCactctaaaaaatttatacaatatatatatatatatatatatatatatatatattatatatatatattgtaggggctatggcccaaattgacgagttgggccttgggcttgtCCGAGGACACTAGCAAGTCCGAGGAGACAACGTGACTTAGACGATCTACGTTACAAGCCTTATCATGGGaaacaagagaaagaaagtCCGAGGAGGGACCTCTCCTCAGACACTGAAAATCCAGAGCAAATGTATGTTCAAACCGCTGAAACACAACCCTTAAACAcgtgaaaaggaagaaaactcaaaatatctaagcaaaagctgccaccactacattaaatgcactgcagctacttttctggccgcattaacgtgaagaagacccctgaacagtgttaccttggctgccacaactcacaaaggactgaaaagggtgtctgatgggatgggtgctcaagtgggggttcAGATTATCAACAAATGTAAAGCCCGGATGATCAGGAAGTTTATATAATGTAGAGAAGCCCCCATGAGGTGGGCACgagaaaaagggggagagaatactgtagcatgCAAAAGAACCCTAATGTAGTGATCtgtattcataaataaaattctaagtctCCTCAGACAGGAGGTCCTTTCATCATAATAGCTTTTGTTCTTGTCTGTGTGTTCCTTAATCCCATGCAAGCCACCGCTCAACTCATCTAAACCTAGTTTTTcgacccatactctacaaaattcattgtattgggctttttggaccAGGATTACATACGGTGCGGGCTTGGGctccaaactttgtccttacatatatatatatatatatatgttagaaCCTCAACAGTCCCAccactctcttttctcttcctcgtccaaaacctctctctctctctctctctctctctctctctctctctctctctctctctctctctctctctcaattttagTGGTATATTTGGATTCCTCAAATTGAAGATAATATTCACTCTTACTAATAGGCTACACATTAGAAGGATTGTCTTCTAAGATAACGAATGTTTTTCTTGCTGTGTTACAGAAAATGTCAAGCGCCATGCGATATAGCATAGTCTCCAATAGTCATATTACTTTCAACTATgttcatattaaattttgagttgTCCATGATGCTATGGTACTAGGTATAAAGACCAATTTGTTAATATGACTTTTGATATGCTCCTACCGCTGATTAAGAAATTCACAGCAACTTTGACCAAATTGTTTATGATGCCTTCAAATTGcaaatggctttttttttttcttttttttaacacaaatgcATGAAAGTTGTGGGTTCATCATAAGCATAAAGATGATCATAAGTTTGGATATTGACAAACAATTGAGATATTgcaatttaatttgttacttttaagACTATTAGGTTTAATTCGTTAAAagattttaagtttaatttgttacttttgaaatGATATTATTAACTTGTACCTTTAAAATCATAgggtttaaaatataatttttccaaaaattgattagttttttaagtgaaaaataGCAGAGGACATGAGGGACTCCAGAGCAATTATAGTAACTCTTTCATctattacatataaatatttgaTGGGCCTTAGGCTAGGAAGCATCTACACGGATATAGGCATAGATGCAATACGATGACAcgtcaatttttaaaaaattaggacACAAGTGCGgtaaaataagtttattaattaattattaaatatatttttatttttattttttatatattgctaaacattttttatataatgaaaaatatatcaattaataattattatatatatcactcttaaaatatatattaaaaaataaataaattttggaaGCGGAGGAAAGTGGATCACACATCCTTAAGTTAGTGGATatcatttaataaataaataaataaaaagaaaaaaaatgtaaagttgGCATCCACtgcaaagttaaaaaaattatatttaaaaaaaataaataaatgcatttcACCACATGACATAGGCTACACTTTTTCTCCAAAATAATTATGCTACACGTGACTCGTGAGCCAACTAGCCCCACCCTATATTCATTTCGCATCACAGATATGCTACACGTTTCTCGTCCACCACACCAATACATCACATCACCAGATAATGAAGGAAGATATTGACGAGGCATTCACTATTCTTGATAATGAAGGAGAATATCTATATCtgtttttttacattttcagCATCGGTTCACATGTAGGCAGACTGCATGTTCTTCCAAGGCTCTTTGTTTTGAGCAATACTTGAATCACACAATTTCATACAATTTTGGCCATAACTTTTCACGTGATAAGTTGTGAACAGTAAATGTGTGGTGATAGGTCCATATGAGACCATATCTTTACCACTTACAACTCATCATATGGCAAATTATGGCCAAAATTATGTGAAATAGTGTGATCCTAACATTTCTCTTCTGTTTTTAAGCATTTTGTTTGGATTTCggtttatttgtaattttagtttatttttactattatttatgcattttattgaatttttaaatattatttatgagtcttaTTAAGCTATTCAGATCAATTTGAGATCgacttatttttactgaaattaaaacttttttactaaaagtaatataaataaatttactttttttgtgagttctagttaactcaactggtaaaatctctaatagttgtataagagatttagggtttaacctccgcctacaccaaaaactgattagtatcttgatctgatgataaagaacaatcatAAAAAACGGACGTCATAGATTAAAActctctaaataaaaaaaaaaaaacttactttttaaaCTAGAACCAAACAAACGCTCAACttatttttcaacattttctttcGTCTTCTGGAAAAAGTTTCTActcaaaaaaaatctatttacatACATTTCCATGCCCACCCACATCTCATGTCATATCATCACTTTTAACACTACCAACTCAtcccaaatctctctctctctctctctctctctctctctctctctattttcttttattttgcttaTCCAACGATTTCATTATTTGAATTACATTGAAAAATCccagctctttttttttttttttttccttcttatcaTCAACACCAGTAATGATTTTCTTTGGTTCTTTTccttcaaataaaatttaaaaacagtAAAACTTCAAGAACCGTTGTgcagaatgaaaaaaatttcagggTCCCACTGCCGTCTGCTCGGCCTACCACCACCATTATGCCACCGGAACCATAACTGGTAAActctttaataatttatttatttttttgttaagtttttggaaTGGTTTGTGTTTAGGttggttctatttttttggtcTGTGTgttagatttgaaaaaaaaaaaaaggactgtAATTCTGTAAATATGTTTAATGTTTGACTACTTTGTTTTCTACCGTCCACTTGTTTGGTAAATAGTATTGGTCTTGCtttaagaaatcaaaaaaatctttttaccAAAATGTGtgttaagtttcaaatttaagtAGATGTTAACTTTTAGGTATGCCCCTTcattggacaaaaaaaaaaaaggtatgccccttcatttaaaaaaaatatataaaattttttaattttttttttatgttgacttTTTTGTCATATAAAAGACATTCATTTTAGGGGTATTTAAAGCATAAGTttataaaatacataaatacatctctttagaaattttttttttcctaaaaaattaaagtgatacgcatttatatttaaaaatttaaagatattgAGAGTTAATGATACTGAAATTTAACAATACATTTAGCTCGAATCCTCTAGAGAAAATACATTTAGCTCGTCTCCTCCGCCACTGACTAGATTAGTTGACCGAGTTTGATTTTCCTTAATGTATCAAATAAGTTTTTAAACTTATGATGACCACattaaatgttttgatcatgtgAAATTTCTGTTAcaattatggttaagtgattaaattcacaattttctaatagttttaaacttttaggacaatcgataatttaacatggtatcagagcaggagATTCTAAGTTCAATCGCTGACtttactctacctcccatttaaaatgttaaatttccCCTTGTGGGCCTAAACTTCATTATGGTTaattcacaatttcctaatagcttaagttCATCAAAGTACTGCACAAATTATAGTAGTTCACAAAGCATGTTCATGTGCACATTCACTCTATAGAAGCAAATAGACCTTTGAAAATGTATGCAAGCAACTAATTCGTGTTATTctcacaaaaatttgaaaatatgtgcaGGTTTGGCCTCGTTGACAAAATTTTAGGCTTTGCCACTCCCTCTATATATGCATCCTAACCACACTTTCTAGTGCTTTGTTCACCTTATTTTCTAGACTTGCTCATTGGTGTAATTGTTAAAGTTGCAATGGATATCCTTCCAAACCTGCTTCACATTGTGGTCCTTTCTATTTCGTTCTGCCTTGTCTTCCTCATATTTAGACAAAAGTCCACTCATTCCAAGTTACCACCTGGTAAAAAGGGTTGGCCAATCATTGGGGAAACATTGGAATTTGGTACGGCTGGACAAAGGGGAACCCCAGAGATGTTCattaaggaaagaatgagaaaatactCTCAGGATCTCTTTCAAACCTCACTGTTTGGGGAGAACTTGGCTGTGTTGTGTGGTGCTTCAGGAaacaagtttttgttctccaacgagaaaaaaaatgtcactgCTTGGTGGCCACGAAGCATACAGAAAGTAGTGTttgaatctgaagaaagctatGACAACAATGATTCTACTAAATTGCGTAGCCTCGTGGTTGAATTTCTAAAGCCAGAAGCCCTTCAACATTTCATACCTATCATGGACTCCATGGCAAAGGAACACTTGGAGACAGATTGGTGTCCTCACAAACAAGTCAAGATTTTGTCACTGTCATTGAAGTATACCTTTGCATTGGCCTGTAGATTGTTTATGAGTATCACAGATCCTAACCATGTGACAACATTTTCTGATCCCTTTTACCTTGTCAAAGCTGGTACAGTGTCTGTGCCTATAAATATTCCAGGTACAGCCTACAATTGTGCCTTAAAAGGAGGCAAAGTTATTCGCCAAGAGATTTTAGCACTCATCAAAGAGAGGAAGCAAGAGCTAGCAGAGAATAAAGGGACAGTTGCTCATGACTTATTGACTCATACACTCCTTGCATCAGATGAGAACGGTAGAGCTTTGGACGAGATGGCGATTGCTGGAAACATTTTGGGCTTACTTATTGCTAGCCATGATACCACTAGTTCTGCTATCACATCCGTGTTGAAGTATCTAGCAGAGTTCCCTCATGTTTACAATCTGGTCTTGCAAGGTACTTCTTCTAAACATGCTATCTACAATTGCTATGGCTAGCTATCTCTACAACTTAACCATTAATTGCAGAAATATATATGAAGTAACACTGGTGTAGCTCTTTGTTAATTTTACTttactcaataatttttttattagattaatattttaatattttcacatttagATTAAACATTCTGGATCTTCTAAAAACATAAGTGCTAAATTTTGtactaattatattttatttactattcgattcgTAACACATATTTTATGGATAATTATTAATCTTgataatcttgaaattttgcaaacgcGGAGGGTATATCGGAAAAATGATAAGAGTTTACCTTCAAACTGGATTGGAGGTACCTCAAACCCACAACATGACAATTCAAACGATCATTTATATGTATTTTGTCATATGACCAATTTTTGTCATATGACCAATCTTTTTTAGAGGAAGTCACATGACCAATTTAATGCATCACAttcattgtttaaataatttaataactcATATgatttaatatttatgtgaaTAGTCAAATGCTAGATTTCACAATTTACTTAAGTGGGGTTTATATAGGGAGAGATAGTTTGGGTTAGGTATACATGGGCTTACAATAGAATTGAGCTTCTTGGGCCTACACAAATAAACCTAATACCTCTAACAAGCAAAAAGTATGTGTTTCAAagtgtctgtgtttgtgttttaagtttgtGATTAAGGATTTTTTAATTCATAGTTTGCCTCCAAACAAAAATCTTGACTTCATCACAGATGCCTTATAATTGCTGGGTGAGGTTAATCTACTATAATGCCCCAATCTTTTAGTGGCTATACACTAGCTAAtaataagaaattcaaaaactttATTTAGTATGCTGCATGTAGCTCTTCGCACAAGCGACACATGGTGCTATTTGGAAAGATTAAtctaatgaaaaagtggagtatATTGTTAAGCAGAGCAAATGGAGATTGCAAGATCCAAAGGTCCAAAGGATTTGTTGAATTGGGATGACATTAAAAAGATGAAGTACTCTTGGAATGTAGCATGTGAGTCAATGAGGCTATTATCGCCTGCTCAAGGAGCATTCAGAGAGGTTATACATGACTTTACTTACAAAGGTTTTACTATCCCTAAAGGGTGGAAGGTATGTTTCATTAACAATACATAAGCCAAATTATACTTAGTGTAATGAGATCTGAATCCATAATTTAATGGTAATGCTTAGAGTTCTGAATCCATATTTTTGCAGACATTTTGGACTGTACATTCGACACACAAAAATCCTAAATACTTTCCAGATCCTGAGAAATTTGATCCATCAAGATTTGAAGGGAATGGCCCAGCACCTTACACTTTCGTACCATTTGGAGGAGGACCTCGAATGTGCGCCGGAAGGGAGTATGCTCGTTTACAAATACTAGTGTATATGCATAATGTGGTGACAAGATTCAAGTGGGAGAAAGCAATTCCAGATGAAAAAATTACTTACCAACTATCCTCCATTCCAGTTCATGGTCTTCCCGTTATCCTTAAACCTCATACCTCTAGTGATAACTATCTCTATAACTAAAGTATAGgaaaatactaaatttattattaattttactacAAAGGTTTAAAGGCtcatgtaataaaatttgtagtatctctaatatcacttttttgtATAAGCTTACAAACAATTTGTCATAAATCACAAAAACTAATTCAGGCATTTAATTATGTGCAATGCTAACAATGCTACAACTGTACAAgtcttacaaattgatatgacatcaattaaataaaagttattgtgtcattcatttatttttctcttgaagTCTATCAATCATATTGTAAGAaatatgtagtaaaatttatagtaattctagcattttattttattaatgtgGCTAATTTCATTCATTATTACATCAATTTGTGAGTTCTTATTGTTATAAAGTAGATGGTAACTAAGCATTTCCtttatattttctctaattAGTTTACAAGGCCTATAGGGGACAAGGACCCCAGCAGCGTAggagccatttttttttttttttaataaatttgttttttaattgttgggTGCCAAATGCTTTATGTTTTTACCACATCCGTGCAAAATGAATCCCATTCCATGATAGGAATTTTTCCCTATAACTACCAAAACTTTCTTACCTACAGTTCGCCTCATACCTTACAGAACAAAAAAGATCTTTTGTGATATTACAAATAAAGACAGTATTTAAGCTtgcctctttctttctttttccttttggctGAATAGTATTTAAGCTTGCCTAAGCATAGAATATAAATCCTGCTaatctttctttaaaaataggcaaaaaaaaaaaggtgcagcAAGTGAAAAGGAAAGGGCAGTGCTTCAAGGGCTACAATATTCTGCAGGAAAATCAAAATATTCCGCCAACAAATTCCTCAAAACCTGCGGGTGATTCATGGTTATGGTGATTTAACAACATAAGACTGCATAAGCAATAAACTATatccttttcatttctttggAAGTTTTACCTACTTTTGGTTTGAAATCTGAACATTCTATTGACAAATAGAAAGCACCCCAATAAAACTTCCATCAACAGATTCAGAACCAAACAGTAATCATTCATGTTGACTTCTAAAAGTTCTACAACATGATGACATTACAATAGTATCTAGTCAAGCTTATTAGAGATCATCATACAAACAGAGAAGCAATGTCAATCACCATGGTTCCTGAAAACATTGATATAAGAAATGCTAAGTACACTTCCAAagaataatcaaatataaagGTGACAAAAATACCTTGCAAAGAATCTATTTGGctctttaaattttcttcttctaatgTCATATCTCTATGCTCAGTAGAAGTTAGCAGTGTGTGATTTAAATCAAAAACCAAGTAAAACTTATTATGTTGTAATCATTTTTTAATGTCTTCATTTCTCAATCTGACAATTCTATTATTCTGAAGCTCGACTCCCTGTAAATAATGTCCAAGCTTAAACTAATTAccatttgaaacaaaaaaataaaaaataaaaaaataaaaaagatcatcACTGTACTTATGCTACTATTATTCTTGAATAGGAATGGATAAATCTATAAGTTCAAAGTTGGTTTACATCTCTCCagttctaattttaaaatttatttcttattagGAGATCATTATTACTTCATGAATGACAAGTCACAGTTCATTGGAAGTGGATGAtatcttgaaaattgaaaattttagaagtaTTGATATTGTCTTCCATTATATATAAAGCTAAAATAGTAATCTCAAAGAAGATTACCTTGTGAATGTGCCCAAATGTCACACCAGATTTCGCTTGCAACCTTTGCCTACAAAGTATACATGTGTACATTCATCCTTCATTATGGATGCATCTGCAAAAAGATAACATGTTACCTAGAATTCAATTCAGCCGCAATAATGCACATCCAActggtaaaatattttgaaggttCTAGCtaactcaactgataaaatattttgttgttgaataaaaGATATATGGTTCTAAAATCCAATTGATGTCTTGGCTTAAagataaagaacaattattataGAATGGATGcaatagatttgaaatactATCCTATCTTAAAAATTAGTTTacgaaattttgaaatgtttataaccttaattttgttttcatttacCCTTTGAAACtgtacaaattaaaattttgaaacttcagaTTTTTCGAATTGAAAAACGTATAAACACTATGCCACAAAATTCTTCACAATCGAATCAAACGGtaggttgaaagttgaaacattttgatttcaaaagtttttattattattatagaaatCACTCATACCTCTAAAAGAATGTGAGCAATGTCTCTAATATTAGGCACAAAATATTGGCTTACAACAATTGAGttggtaaattattattgaatcTTATGTGAGCTCATTGACACTAGTTTATAGTTTGCTGGACAAAATTGGCTCctgcccttttcgggcaaaaTAAGTAGCATTCTACTCCCtttttcaaactaattagggaaatgcctctcttttgaaactcgactttctcaaaatcaagttaaaacactatagtgacgtttttaaggacctatagtggcgttttgtaacttgagcTTCATGAACttgagttataggtaaaaaaacttgcatagaacttgagttcatggagctcgagttacaaaacgctactataggtccttaaaacatcactatgagttccttaaaacgccactataagctccttaaaacgccactatagggctccaatttttttttttttttttttaactcgattttgagaaaattgagttttaaaatagggacatttccctaattaatttagaaaaaaaaaaaggtagaatgCTACTTATTTTTCCCGAAAAGGGTAGAGACCAATTTTGTCCATTGTTTGCTATTGAAAAATTTATCACCTCGACAACTATGAAACATACTATGAGCAATGTGTTCACTCAAATATTTGTGCATGTGTTAGAACCTCATTTCATCTTcattgtgtgtgagtgtgtttttcgtttttaaaaaaacaaaaaaactaataaaaaagtttttttttagagatagtttCAATTTATTAGGAATGTTTGATGAATTGGTCGAATATGAGTAGTAGACAATCATTTTCATATAAacttgtaaggacacaattctctggcggcccaataaggatgttgggctcgcgtacgaaagatccctcacaatatgatttgtagagagtgggcttgaaaagctagccgctgatcacggg includes the following:
- the LOC115986083 gene encoding beta-amyrin 28-monooxygenase-like translates to MDILPNLLHIVVLSISFCLVFLIFRQKSTHSKLPPGKKGWPIIGETLEFGTAGQRGTPEMFIKERMRKYSQDLFQTSLFGENLAVLCGASGNKFLFSNEKKNVTAWWPRSIQKVVFESEESYDNNDSTKLRSLVVEFLKPEALQHFIPIMDSMAKEHLETDWCPHKQVKILSLSLKYTFALACRLFMSITDPNHVTTFSDPFYLVKAGTVSVPINIPGTAYNCALKGGKVIRQEILALIKERKQELAENKGTVAHDLLTHTLLASDENGRALDEMAIAGNILGLLIASHDTTSSAITSVLKYLAEFPHVYNLVLQEQMEIARSKGPKDLLNWDDIKKMKYSWNVACESMRLLSPAQGAFREVIHDFTYKGFTIPKGWKTFWTVHSTHKNPKYFPDPEKFDPSRFEGNGPAPYTFVPFGGGPRMCAGREYARLQILVYMHNVVTRFKWEKAIPDEKITYQLSSIPVHGLPVILKPHTSSDNYLYN